Proteins co-encoded in one Candidatus Pelagibacter sp. RS40 genomic window:
- a CDS encoding type II toxin-antitoxin system RatA family toxin, protein MPKASVTRLIERDKAKLINFVLDIEKYPEFIPFCIDSKVYEKKEDNNVVNIIADLTIGKKPFVDTYKSDVKYIKNQDHIHVTNIDGPLNYLENNWKFVQKDNFTEVIFDVDFEIKNKFLNIIMTKSFEFGLNKIADAFQKRAETI, encoded by the coding sequence ATGCCAAAAGCATCTGTAACACGTTTAATTGAACGTGATAAAGCTAAGCTAATTAATTTTGTCTTAGATATTGAAAAATATCCAGAATTTATTCCATTCTGCATTGACTCGAAAGTTTATGAAAAAAAAGAAGATAATAATGTTGTAAATATTATTGCTGATTTGACAATTGGAAAAAAACCTTTTGTAGATACATACAAAAGCGATGTTAAGTACATAAAGAACCAGGATCATATTCATGTAACAAATATAGATGGACCATTGAACTATTTAGAAAATAATTGGAAATTTGTTCAAAAAGACAATTTTACTGAGGTTATATTTGATGTGGATTTTGAAATAAAAAATAAGTTTTTAAATATTATTATGACTAAGTCATTTGAATTTGGGTTAAATAAGATTGCTGATGCTTTTCAAAAAAGAGCAGAAACAATATAA
- the lipA gene encoding lipoyl synthase: MENKIRPRHPEKVNKPANPIKKKPHWIRSKLLNSKEFFLTKTVVNKDNLITVCQEANCPNITECWSKRHATLMIMGDTCTRACAFCDVKTGKPEKLDKYEPIKIANAVKKLNLKHVVITSVDRDDLPDGGSNHFHDVIIATRNKNPNTTIEVLTPDFLRKGEAYKKVLEANPDVFNHNIETVPSMYLKVRPGARYFGSLELLKNSKKFNKKVFTKSGLMVGFGETKDEIIQVMDDLRSAEVDFLTIGQYLQPSVKHFPLNRYYHPDEFDELGRIAKSKGFLLVTSSPLTRSSYHADDDFDKLKKNRNIIN, from the coding sequence ATGGAAAATAAAATTAGACCTAGACATCCTGAAAAAGTAAATAAACCAGCAAATCCAATAAAAAAGAAACCTCATTGGATAAGATCTAAACTTTTGAACAGTAAGGAATTTTTCTTAACTAAGACAGTAGTAAATAAAGATAATTTAATCACTGTTTGTCAGGAGGCAAATTGTCCAAATATTACAGAATGTTGGAGCAAAAGACATGCAACACTAATGATTATGGGTGATACATGTACTAGAGCTTGTGCCTTCTGTGATGTAAAAACAGGTAAGCCTGAAAAACTTGATAAATATGAACCTATTAAAATTGCTAATGCAGTAAAAAAATTAAATTTAAAACACGTAGTTATTACCTCAGTTGATAGAGATGATCTCCCTGATGGTGGATCAAATCATTTCCACGATGTTATAATTGCAACTAGAAATAAAAATCCAAATACCACAATCGAAGTTTTAACTCCTGATTTTTTAAGAAAAGGGGAGGCATACAAAAAAGTTTTAGAAGCTAACCCTGATGTTTTCAATCACAATATAGAAACAGTTCCAAGTATGTACTTAAAAGTAAGACCAGGAGCTAGATATTTTGGATCTTTAGAGCTTTTAAAAAATTCAAAAAAATTTAACAAAAAAGTTTTTACTAAGTCAGGATTAATGGTTGGTTTTGGAGAAACAAAAGATGAAATCATTCAAGTAATGGATGATCTAAGATCGGCAGAAGTAGATTTTTTAACAATTGGACAATACCTACAACCGTCTGTAAAACATTTCCCATTGAATAGATATTATCATCCAGATGAATTTGATGAGTTAGGAAGAATTGCTAAATCAAAAGGATTTCTTCTAGTGACATCATCACCATTAACGAGATCATCTTACCACGCTGATGATGATTTTGATAAACTGAAAAAAAATAGAAATATTATCAACTAA
- a CDS encoding FtsB family cell division protein, producing the protein MLDKIKKNYYLLIITFLFIYFLFNLLDGNRGLISNLEKQEIYKELKLKESNLRLKISDLEQKNSLLTDNLDLDFIEILIREKFLFGKPGETTYIIKIDGK; encoded by the coding sequence ATGTTAGATAAAATAAAAAAAAATTATTATTTACTTATAATCACATTTTTGTTTATATATTTTCTCTTTAACTTGTTAGATGGGAACAGGGGATTAATATCAAATTTAGAAAAACAAGAAATATATAAAGAACTAAAATTAAAAGAGAGTAATTTAAGACTCAAAATTAGTGATTTAGAGCAAAAAAATTCCTTATTAACTGATAATTTAGATTTAGATTTTATAGAAATTTTAATTAGAGAAAAATTTTTATTTGGAAAACCTGGTGAAACTACCTATATAATTAAAATTGATGGAAAATAA
- the eno gene encoding phosphopyruvate hydratase, whose translation MSKITKVVARQVFDSRGNPTVEAEIFVKNLSSSSICPSGASTGTYEAFEKRDKANKKYLGKSVFIPIKYINSVISKKLKNQNIHNQERIDHILIKLDGTKQKKKIGANAILAVSMAAKKLSAKIKKIPLYKNFLVKSNYKLPYPLMNIINGGAHANNGLRIQEFMIRPDRAKSFSEAIRMCFIVINNLKKLIKQMGHSTSVGDEGGFAPMINDNESALKLIVKAINLSGFKNGKDISICLDVAANELIKNKKYSIHSKKFISVDKSIKNYLKLINKFKIKSIEDPFGENDWNAWTKFLSKTRKVQIVGDDLFVTNLERLKVGFLNVSANSILIKLNQIGTVTETLEVIKFAQLIGYNTIISHRSGDSEDTFIADLAVGTNSNQIKTGSLARSERVSKYNQLIRIQEKLGTYSKMNTI comes from the coding sequence ATGAGCAAAATTACAAAAGTTGTTGCAAGACAAGTTTTTGATAGTAGAGGCAACCCAACAGTTGAAGCAGAGATATTTGTTAAAAATTTAAGCTCAAGTTCAATTTGTCCATCTGGAGCATCTACCGGAACATATGAGGCATTTGAAAAAAGAGATAAAGCCAATAAAAAATATCTCGGTAAAAGTGTTTTTATTCCTATTAAATATATAAATTCTGTAATCTCAAAAAAATTAAAAAATCAAAATATTCATAATCAAGAGAGAATTGATCATATTTTAATTAAATTGGATGGTACCAAACAGAAAAAAAAAATAGGCGCTAATGCTATATTGGCTGTTTCTATGGCTGCAAAAAAATTATCAGCAAAAATAAAAAAAATACCCTTATATAAAAATTTTCTAGTTAAAAGTAATTACAAGCTCCCATATCCATTAATGAATATAATTAATGGTGGTGCTCATGCGAATAATGGACTTAGAATCCAAGAATTTATGATTAGACCTGATAGGGCAAAGTCTTTCTCTGAAGCCATAAGAATGTGTTTCATAGTAATAAATAATTTGAAAAAATTAATTAAACAAATGGGACACTCAACATCTGTAGGTGATGAAGGTGGTTTTGCACCAATGATTAATGATAATGAAAGTGCATTAAAACTTATAGTAAAAGCAATCAATTTGTCTGGATTTAAAAATGGAAAAGATATTTCAATTTGTTTGGATGTCGCTGCTAATGAGCTAATTAAAAATAAAAAGTATTCAATTCACTCTAAAAAATTTATTTCTGTTGATAAATCTATTAAAAATTACTTAAAACTAATCAATAAATTTAAAATTAAATCAATCGAAGATCCGTTTGGAGAAAATGATTGGAATGCATGGACTAAATTTTTAAGCAAAACACGAAAAGTACAAATAGTGGGGGATGATTTATTTGTAACTAATTTAGAAAGATTAAAAGTTGGATTTTTAAATGTATCAGCTAATTCAATTTTAATTAAATTAAATCAAATTGGTACTGTAACAGAGACACTTGAAGTAATTAAATTTGCACAATTAATAGGTTATAATACAATTATTTCACATAGATCAGGTGACAGTGAAGATACTTTTATCGCAGATCTTGCAGTTGGTACAAATTCAAATCAAATCAAAACAGGTTCATTAGCAAGGTCAGAGAGGGTTTCAAAATATAATCAGCTAATACGTATACAGGAGAAACTTGGAACATATTCAAAAATGAATACAATTTAA
- the kdsA gene encoding 3-deoxy-8-phosphooctulonate synthase: MQNKIVNCNGIEISNKNKICLIAGPCQLETEQHAMDMVGKIKEITEKYKIGLIYKTSFDKANRTSLQGKRGAGLEKSLPIFDKIKKENNIPVLTDIHNEDQCSLVAPHVDVLQIPAFLCRQTDLLVAAAKTKKVINVKKGQFLAPWDMVNVTKKISESGNEKILVTERGASFGYNTLVSDMRSIPIMAKNGYPIVFDGTHSVQQPGGQGDKSGGQREFVEYLSRAAVAVGIAAIFLETHQDPDNAPSDGPNMVPLDKLDGLINQIVEIDNLIKKN, from the coding sequence ATGCAAAATAAAATAGTAAATTGTAACGGAATTGAAATTTCAAACAAAAATAAAATTTGTTTAATCGCTGGCCCATGCCAATTGGAGACAGAGCAACACGCAATGGATATGGTTGGTAAAATTAAAGAAATTACTGAAAAATATAAAATAGGTTTAATCTACAAAACCTCATTTGATAAAGCCAATCGAACGAGCTTACAGGGAAAAAGAGGGGCTGGTCTAGAGAAATCTTTACCTATTTTTGATAAAATAAAAAAAGAGAATAATATTCCAGTCCTAACAGATATTCATAATGAAGATCAATGTTCACTTGTTGCACCTCATGTAGATGTTCTGCAAATTCCAGCATTTCTTTGTAGACAAACAGATCTATTAGTTGCTGCAGCAAAAACTAAAAAAGTTATTAATGTAAAAAAAGGTCAATTTTTAGCTCCATGGGATATGGTTAATGTCACAAAAAAAATATCTGAAAGTGGTAATGAAAAAATTCTTGTAACTGAGAGAGGAGCCAGCTTTGGGTACAACACGCTAGTATCTGATATGAGGTCAATACCTATAATGGCTAAAAATGGTTATCCAATAGTTTTTGATGGAACACATTCTGTACAACAACCTGGTGGTCAAGGTGATAAAAGCGGAGGACAGAGAGAATTTGTTGAATATTTATCAAGAGCTGCCGTTGCTGTTGGAATAGCTGCAATCTTTTTAGAAACCCACCAAGATCCAGATAATGCTCCATCAGATGGGCCGAACATGGTGCCACTAGATAAACTAGATGGTTTAATTAACCAAATTGTAGAAATAGATAATTTAATTAAAAAAAATTAA